One Actinomycetota bacterium DNA segment encodes these proteins:
- a CDS encoding cytochrome c, producing MKKTGLMVGLLLVAVGILGLLMMVGVYFLNYGSFVASPDSSLLQPNTSWMGGGMMGNGGITGGAYGMNIDLLRNMMTSFAKSKYESSGEKIYLTSVDGNDEIITPVSGMGSFAMMSNMMRPISCANCHGIDGKGGFLFPDNKTSSADIRWEELAKEGFDEAKFKKAVTEGVNEKGERLSVWMPRWDISDKNLAELIAYLKTL from the coding sequence ATGAAAAAAACGGGACTAATGGTCGGTTTACTATTGGTCGCCGTCGGCATACTGGGCCTCTTAATGATGGTCGGGGTCTACTTTCTAAACTACGGTTCTTTTGTCGCTTCGCCTGACAGCAGCCTCTTACAGCCGAATACTTCCTGGATGGGGGGCGGCATGATGGGCAACGGCGGCATAACGGGCGGCGCCTATGGCATGAACATCGACCTCTTGCGGAACATGATGACGAGCTTCGCCAAGTCTAAATACGAATCGTCTGGCGAAAAGATCTATCTCACCTCGGTGGACGGTAACGATGAAATAATCACCCCCGTATCCGGCATGGGCAGTTTCGCTATGATGTCTAATATGATGCGCCCGATCTCTTGCGCCAATTGTCACGGGATTGACGGTAAAGGCGGTTTCCTGTTCCCTGACAATAAGACCTCGTCGGCGGATATCCGCTGGGAAGAACTGGCGAAGGAAGGATTCGACGAAGCCAAATTTAAGAAGGCTGTCACAGAGGGAGTAAACGAAAAGGGAGAACGGCTTAGTGTCTGGATGCCCCGTTGGGACATATCAGATAAAAATCTGGCCGAGCTGATCGCATATCTAAAAACACTCTGA
- a CDS encoding SHOCT domain-containing protein, translating to MMIGGVFFVLLIAVGIGVAIWAAMQTGKSGGGGASADIPLDILKRRYANGEIDKKQYDETMKDLMK from the coding sequence ATGATGATCGGCGGAGTCTTCTTTGTGTTGCTGATCGCGGTCGGCATCGGTGTCGCGATTTGGGCAGCCATGCAAACCGGGAAATCAGGCGGCGGCGGAGCATCAGCTGATATACCATTGGATATCTTAAAACGACGTTACGCAAACGGCGAAATCGACAAAAAGCAGTACGACGAGACGATGAAGGACTTGATGAAATGA
- a CDS encoding copper-translocating P-type ATPase produces the protein MKNGSGHEHEHQKMNHEGHGGQPAASGGADRHAGHKIADFRRRFWISLALTLPVLALSPVIQGFLRVGDRWRFSGDAYLLFALSSVVFFYGGLPFLKGLLSELKARRPGMMTLIAVAITTAYVYSAAVTFGLMGEVFFWELATLIDIMLLGHWIEMKSVMGASKALEELARLMPSDAHMVMPGGMVHDIPLSELKFGDTVLIKPGEKIPADGDVIEGETSVNESMLTGESKPVTKKVGNSVIGGAVNGEGSIKVIVRKTGADSFLSQVIELVRQAQASKSKTQDLADRAAVWLTVVALGGGALTLAVWTLIVGAKFDFSLERTVTVMIIACPHALGLAVPLVVAVSTAIAAANGFLIRSRSAFETARNIDAVIFDKTGTLTEGRFGVTDIFILDKNFSEDDIKRLAAGVEARSEHPIAQGVVKSYDGQPPAAEAFQALAGKGAMATVEGRAVKVVSPGYLTEAGLAVENDAVDKTRQQGKTVVFVVVDGNIAGALALADIIRPESKDAVARLKEMDVKCLMLTGDSHTVAAWVAAELGLDDFFAEVLPADKAAKVREVQAGGLTVAMTGDGVNDAPALAQADVGVAIGAGTDIAVETADIILVRSDPRDIPAVIELSRATYRKMIQNLAWATGYNAVAIPLAAGVLFKAGLTLTPAMGAVFMSLSTVIVAINARLLKL, from the coding sequence ATGAAAAATGGAAGCGGCCACGAACATGAGCATCAAAAGATGAATCACGAGGGCCACGGCGGCCAACCCGCCGCGTCCGGAGGAGCGGATAGACACGCCGGGCATAAAATCGCCGATTTCCGCCGGCGATTCTGGATAAGTCTGGCTCTAACCCTTCCCGTCCTCGCTTTGTCGCCCGTCATCCAGGGATTTCTTCGGGTTGGCGACCGCTGGAGGTTTTCGGGCGACGCCTATCTTTTATTCGCGCTTTCATCGGTTGTTTTCTTTTATGGCGGTCTGCCTTTTCTAAAAGGCTTGTTAAGCGAGCTAAAGGCGCGCCGGCCCGGCATGATGACGTTAATCGCCGTGGCCATAACAACAGCTTACGTCTATAGCGCGGCGGTTACTTTCGGCCTTATGGGCGAGGTCTTCTTCTGGGAGCTCGCGACACTGATAGATATCATGCTGCTCGGACATTGGATCGAGATGAAATCGGTTATGGGCGCCTCGAAAGCCCTCGAGGAGCTGGCGCGGCTCATGCCGTCCGACGCGCATATGGTAATGCCCGGCGGGATGGTTCACGATATCCCCTTAAGCGAACTGAAATTCGGGGACACAGTTTTAATAAAGCCGGGGGAGAAGATCCCGGCCGACGGCGATGTTATCGAGGGCGAAACTTCAGTCAACGAATCAATGTTGACCGGTGAATCAAAGCCCGTGACCAAGAAGGTGGGAAATTCCGTCATCGGCGGCGCCGTCAACGGCGAGGGATCGATTAAGGTTATCGTCCGGAAAACCGGCGCCGATTCCTTCTTGTCTCAGGTGATTGAACTTGTCCGTCAGGCGCAGGCCAGCAAATCCAAGACGCAAGACCTGGCCGACCGGGCGGCGGTTTGGCTGACAGTCGTCGCCCTCGGCGGTGGCGCGTTGACACTGGCTGTTTGGACCCTGATAGTCGGAGCCAAATTCGATTTCTCGCTGGAACGGACCGTGACCGTTATGATTATCGCCTGCCCGCACGCCCTCGGCCTGGCCGTCCCTCTGGTTGTGGCCGTATCCACAGCCATCGCCGCCGCCAACGGTTTCCTTATCCGCAGCCGGAGCGCTTTTGAAACGGCCCGAAATATCGACGCCGTTATCTTTGACAAAACCGGGACTCTGACCGAAGGCCGCTTCGGCGTTACGGACATATTCATCCTGGACAAGAACTTTTCGGAAGACGACATCAAGCGATTGGCGGCCGGAGTCGAAGCAAGGTCGGAACACCCGATCGCTCAAGGCGTCGTCAAATCATATGATGGCCAACCGCCGGCAGCGGAGGCGTTTCAAGCTCTGGCCGGCAAGGGAGCGATGGCTACCGTGGAAGGCCGCGCGGTCAAAGTCGTCAGCCCCGGCTATCTCACCGAGGCCGGTCTGGCGGTCGAGAACGACGCTGTTGATAAGACGCGCCAGCAGGGCAAAACGGTCGTTTTTGTCGTCGTCGACGGAAATATAGCCGGCGCTCTGGCCTTGGCCGATATCATCCGCCCGGAATCCAAGGACGCGGTCGCGCGTCTCAAGGAGATGGACGTCAAGTGTCTGATGCTAACGGGCGACAGCCACACGGTCGCCGCCTGGGTGGCTGCGGAACTGGGCTTGGACGATTTCTTCGCGGAAGTCTTGCCAGCTGATAAAGCGGCTAAGGTCCGGGAGGTACAGGCTGGCGGTTTGACGGTCGCCATGACGGGTGACGGCGTGAACGACGCGCCCGCTCTGGCCCAGGCCGATGTTGGCGTAGCCATAGGAGCGGGAACGGATATCGCGGTCGAGACCGCTGATATCATCCTGGTCCGCAGCGACCCGCGGGACATTCCGGCCGTTATAGAATTATCCCGCGCCACTTACAGGAAAATGATTCAAAACCTGGCTTGGGCGACAGGATATAACGCGGTCGCGATACCTCTGGCCGCGGGCGTGTTATTCAAAGCGGGGCTTACGTTGACTCCAGCCATGGGTGCTGTTTTTATGTCGTTATCAACAGTCATCGTGGCAATAAACGCCCGCCTGCTAAAGCTTTAA
- a CDS encoding corrinoid protein, producing MRSKEEILRDLAKGVVEMDEAGVIKTAEEALAADIDAYEAIIDGLTVGMQEVNQKYEEEEYFVPEVLVCSDAMYAGLDVLRPHLKTEEMSEPVKVVIGVVQGDTHDIGKNLVKMMMETSGMEVFDLGRDVPLNNFVEKAEEIGARIICLSTLMTTTMDGMKQVIDMLKGKGIRDNYLVMIGGGPISQSFADQIGADGYAPNASAALKKAKELIAGVVAA from the coding sequence ATGCGGTCTAAAGAGGAAATACTTAGGGATTTGGCCAAAGGCGTTGTCGAGATGGACGAAGCGGGAGTCATCAAGACGGCGGAAGAGGCTCTCGCGGCCGACATCGACGCCTATGAGGCGATCATCGATGGTTTGACGGTCGGAATGCAGGAGGTAAACCAGAAATACGAAGAGGAAGAGTACTTCGTTCCGGAGGTGTTGGTTTGTTCCGACGCGATGTATGCCGGTCTCGATGTCTTGCGGCCCCATTTAAAGACCGAGGAGATGTCCGAGCCGGTCAAGGTAGTTATAGGCGTCGTGCAGGGCGACACTCATGACATCGGGAAGAACCTGGTCAAGATGATGATGGAAACCAGCGGCATGGAGGTTTTCGACCTCGGGCGCGACGTTCCGTTGAACAATTTCGTTGAGAAGGCTGAAGAAATTGGCGCTCGAATCATCTGCCTGTCGACTCTAATGACGACAACGATGGATGGAATGAAACAAGTCATCGATATGCTGAAAGGCAAAGGCATCCGCGATAACTACTTGGTTATGATCGGAGGAGGCCCTATATCCCAATCCTTCGCCGACCAAATCGGCGCCGACGGATATGCGCCTAACGCTTCTGCGGCTCTTAAGAAAGCTAAAGAATTGATTGCCGGAGTTGTTGCCGCATGA
- a CDS encoding uroporphyrinogen decarboxylase family protein, with protein sequence MSSIPCDKMTPKERFGAFLGGQPMDRLLASPILTPNHASRIAGLKINEVNNNGKAMAAASVAAFKKYRHDAVYIFSTTSTVAEAMGTTMKFPEDDAPQFVKAAVETREDVKKLKPADPKKDGRLPVYIEATERCVQEIGDEVFMVPIVGAPFTTAAALRGTEDFVRDLYRDPEFVHELLQVSLQSVLNAIDALVAAGGVPVTVEPIATGSLISEKHFREFALPYLKPVYERIHSHGLPGVLHICGKVKRVISAMAESGADVLSIDDIDMEDAKNLVGDKVTLMGNVKPAEVFYQGTPKLMDAETKDCIRKSYDSPKSVIVSSGCELPINTPPENVFAFMDAVRKYGSFPINL encoded by the coding sequence ATGAGCTCGATTCCGTGCGACAAAATGACCCCGAAAGAACGCTTCGGCGCGTTTCTAGGCGGCCAACCTATGGACAGGCTGCTGGCCAGCCCCATCCTCACGCCTAACCACGCCTCACGCATTGCGGGATTAAAGATTAACGAAGTGAACAACAACGGCAAAGCCATGGCCGCGGCCTCCGTAGCCGCCTTCAAAAAATACCGGCACGACGCCGTATACATCTTCTCCACGACCTCGACCGTGGCCGAAGCCATGGGCACGACCATGAAGTTTCCCGAGGACGACGCGCCCCAATTTGTCAAGGCGGCCGTTGAAACTCGAGAGGACGTAAAGAAGCTGAAACCTGCCGATCCAAAGAAGGACGGGCGGCTTCCCGTCTATATCGAGGCGACCGAGCGTTGTGTCCAGGAAATCGGCGACGAGGTCTTTATGGTGCCGATCGTCGGCGCGCCCTTCACAACGGCTGCGGCTCTGCGCGGCACGGAGGATTTCGTCCGCGATCTCTATCGAGATCCCGAGTTCGTCCACGAACTTCTGCAGGTCTCCCTGCAGTCGGTCTTAAACGCCATCGACGCGCTGGTCGCGGCCGGCGGAGTTCCAGTCACCGTCGAGCCGATCGCTACCGGCAGTTTAATCAGTGAAAAACATTTCCGGGAATTCGCGCTGCCCTATCTGAAGCCCGTATACGAACGTATCCACTCCCACGGATTGCCGGGCGTCTTGCATATATGCGGCAAGGTAAAGCGTGTTATTTCCGCGATGGCCGAGTCCGGCGCCGACGTCCTTAGCATTGACGACATCGACATGGAAGATGCAAAGAACCTGGTCGGCGACAAAGTCACGCTGATGGGGAACGTTAAGCCCGCAGAGGTCTTTTACCAGGGTACGCCGAAGCTGATGGACGCGGAAACCAAGGATTGCATCCGCAAATCATATGACAGCCCCAAAAGCGTCATCGTCTCTAGTGGATGCGAGCTGCCGATAAACACGCCGCCCGAGAACGTCTTCGCCTTTATGGACGCGGTGCGGAAATACGGCAGTTTCCCGATAAACCTTTAA
- a CDS encoding ASKHA domain-containing protein: MDENNKRSVSFLGTRHVLDIGEDITVLEAARLAGVFFDSPCSGNGTCGKCKAIIQGPVSPADDTEKELLSPAEIDQGVRLACRTLIQGNITVAVPSEGHRTAEPVPEKIDIKSEAGSFGAALDLGTTNMAVSLVNLHSGHEVAITGCLNPQVAYGHDVLTRVHYASRTAGGTEQMQRAAVEAVNKTIGDLCGRNGISKADIREVTVAANTCMLHIFAGVDPYPLGRAPYRSVFNEGRTIGSAGIGLDIAPEGDVYLLPSISPFVGSDISAGLAATEFYRKTGPALFADLGTNGEMAVIADGRIAVCSTAAGPAFEGMNISCGCRAEPGAIDRVSLGHDGRIQIHTVDGKPASGICGTGLIDLTAALLSAGAIEASGRLSGALANGEGKTRRYIAAGDSPDSREIALTQSDIRQVQLAKAAVVTGIGLLLDSLGLRDSDLTEVYIAGAFGYHLNPSSLARIGVLSKTMSERFTFVGNSSLAGAKLALTSKEFRGELEEMRSQVDTVDLASHPEFEQRFVKAMTFPGK, from the coding sequence ATGGACGAGAACAATAAACGCAGCGTAAGCTTCCTTGGCACGCGGCACGTGCTGGATATCGGCGAGGATATTACTGTTTTGGAGGCCGCGCGGTTGGCCGGCGTGTTTTTCGACAGCCCCTGCAGCGGGAACGGAACGTGCGGAAAATGCAAGGCAATCATCCAAGGGCCGGTATCGCCGGCGGACGACACCGAAAAAGAACTGCTATCCCCGGCGGAAATCGATCAGGGTGTGCGACTGGCTTGCCGGACTTTGATTCAAGGAAATATAACTGTGGCGGTTCCCAGCGAAGGCCACCGCACCGCCGAGCCCGTTCCGGAGAAAATCGACATTAAGTCAGAGGCCGGCAGCTTCGGCGCAGCCTTGGATTTGGGTACGACCAATATGGCTGTGTCGTTGGTCAATCTGCATAGCGGCCATGAAGTCGCAATTACAGGTTGCTTGAACCCGCAGGTCGCATACGGACATGATGTTCTAACGCGCGTACACTACGCTTCGCGCACCGCCGGAGGGACCGAACAAATGCAGCGCGCGGCGGTCGAAGCAGTCAACAAAACGATCGGGGACCTTTGCGGGCGGAATGGGATTTCGAAGGCGGACATACGTGAAGTCACGGTGGCCGCTAATACGTGTATGCTGCATATTTTCGCCGGTGTTGATCCGTATCCGTTAGGCCGCGCGCCTTACCGGTCCGTATTCAACGAAGGCCGTACTATCGGCTCAGCCGGTATCGGCTTAGACATTGCTCCGGAAGGCGACGTCTACCTTCTGCCGTCGATATCGCCTTTTGTCGGGTCGGATATTTCGGCCGGTCTGGCGGCGACGGAGTTTTATCGAAAGACAGGTCCGGCCCTGTTTGCCGACCTTGGGACGAACGGAGAGATGGCGGTTATCGCCGACGGCCGGATAGCGGTTTGCTCGACGGCTGCCGGCCCGGCCTTCGAGGGCATGAATATCTCCTGCGGCTGCAGAGCGGAGCCGGGGGCGATCGACAGGGTCTCACTCGGCCACGACGGGCGCATCCAGATCCATACTGTGGATGGAAAACCGGCGTCCGGAATCTGCGGAACCGGTTTGATCGATCTGACCGCGGCTCTCTTATCGGCCGGGGCTATCGAAGCGAGCGGGCGATTAAGCGGAGCGCTTGCCAATGGTGAAGGAAAAACGCGGCGTTATATTGCTGCTGGAGATTCTCCCGACAGCCGCGAGATCGCTTTAACCCAGAGTGATATCCGCCAGGTCCAACTGGCTAAGGCCGCAGTGGTAACGGGAATCGGTCTTTTGCTGGACAGCCTGGGATTGCGTGACAGCGACTTGACCGAGGTTTATATCGCGGGCGCTTTCGGGTACCATCTTAATCCGTCCAGTTTGGCACGCATCGGGGTGCTGTCAAAAACAATGTCCGAGAGGTTCACATTTGTCGGGAATTCCTCGCTGGCGGGCGCTAAGCTCGCCTTGACGAGCAAGGAATTTCGCGGCGAGCTTGAAGAAATGAGAAGCCAAGTCGACACGGTCGACTTGGCTTCTCACCCAGAATTCGAACAGCGCTTTGTTAAGGCCATGACTTTTCCCGGCAAATAA
- a CDS encoding uroporphyrinogen decarboxylase family protein: MNKITRVERVLDGRSTDGPARGELFIWSEFVGKFSGGDGTDPNELHRLLDRLGADIVVAEAEGGTVDYWRKESDLFVLALISGPLWAIIENLGWEEFCRLAIRNPDSARAQAKLAMNRHIEQASRCLEAGAHGILILDDLAGDDGPLISPGAMRQTIIPVLSESVDELRRLGRPVVFHSDGNTTTLFKDLFRIGFSAYHFQPVKRMDMAGMRAAAEEGLALWGGLDLTDVSGWKSPEEIAAETAALIRDNASNRYIFGSTTGLYPEVPLEPVLAAYDAAAAVVGERHGREQ, encoded by the coding sequence TTGAATAAGATAACGCGCGTCGAGCGGGTATTGGACGGCCGTTCGACGGACGGGCCGGCCCGTGGAGAATTATTTATCTGGTCTGAATTTGTCGGCAAATTCTCGGGCGGCGATGGAACGGATCCGAATGAGTTGCACCGACTTCTTGACCGGCTAGGCGCCGATATTGTCGTCGCTGAGGCAGAGGGCGGGACGGTGGACTATTGGCGCAAGGAGAGCGACTTGTTTGTACTGGCGCTGATTTCCGGACCTTTATGGGCAATTATCGAAAACTTAGGATGGGAGGAATTCTGCCGCTTGGCTATTCGCAACCCGGACAGCGCCCGCGCTCAGGCAAAGCTGGCCATGAATCGCCATATTGAACAGGCGAGCCGTTGTTTGGAGGCCGGCGCCCACGGAATCTTGATTCTCGATGATTTGGCCGGTGACGATGGCCCTTTGATTTCACCCGGGGCGATGCGGCAGACGATAATACCTGTTCTATCGGAGTCGGTTGACGAACTGCGGCGCCTCGGCCGGCCGGTTGTTTTCCATTCGGACGGCAACACAACGACGCTATTCAAAGATCTTTTTCGCATCGGATTTTCGGCTTATCATTTCCAACCGGTCAAGCGGATGGATATGGCCGGTATGCGCGCGGCGGCGGAAGAAGGGTTGGCGCTGTGGGGCGGGCTGGATTTAACAGATGTGTCCGGCTGGAAATCACCCGAGGAAATTGCCGCGGAGACGGCGGCGCTTATTCGGGATAACGCGTCCAACCGGTATATTTTCGGGTCGACGACCGGTCTGTATCCGGAGGTTCCGCTGGAACCGGTCTTGGCCGCATATGACGCTGCCGCCGCGGTCGTGGGAGAACGGCATGGACGAGAACAATAA
- a CDS encoding MtaA/CmuA family methyltransferase has protein sequence MTTEKERLLAVLAGRPVDRPPVVMPGGMMNAAVVEVMETAGYGWPDAHTNPGLMAKLAVATRELTDIENVGLPFCMTIEAEALGGGVDYGSASVEPHMTVYADEIKSAAVEAFDPEKTGRMPVVLDAITALKPAINDTPIIGNVVGPMSLVASVLDPLSVYRMVRKDPEGLNSLLDVALSCCVSFAVGQTERGADVIAIADPSATGDILGKAAFREFVAPSLRELVASIKHAGAKTIVHICGDITPVLPEIASIGANAVSFDSGVNISTVRDALADIPLMGNISTLLLHKGSPREITAAVKYVLAARIDILAPACGLSTRTPLSNILAMTRAAKEKSFE, from the coding sequence ATGACGACTGAGAAAGAGCGGTTATTAGCAGTCTTGGCCGGCAGACCGGTCGATAGGCCGCCCGTCGTAATGCCCGGCGGGATGATGAATGCCGCAGTCGTTGAGGTTATGGAGACGGCCGGGTATGGCTGGCCGGATGCCCATACAAATCCGGGGTTGATGGCAAAACTAGCCGTCGCGACCCGAGAACTGACGGATATTGAAAACGTCGGGCTTCCTTTCTGCATGACGATTGAAGCGGAGGCTCTTGGCGGCGGCGTGGACTACGGTTCGGCATCGGTTGAGCCGCACATGACTGTGTACGCGGACGAAATCAAGTCGGCGGCGGTAGAAGCCTTTGACCCGGAAAAAACCGGAAGGATGCCGGTCGTGCTGGATGCCATCACCGCATTGAAGCCGGCGATTAACGATACACCCATAATCGGCAATGTCGTGGGACCGATGAGCTTGGTTGCCTCGGTGCTAGATCCGTTGTCCGTCTACAGAATGGTGCGCAAAGACCCGGAAGGCCTAAACAGCTTGCTGGATGTCGCCTTAAGCTGCTGCGTTTCATTTGCCGTCGGCCAAACTGAGCGCGGCGCGGACGTTATCGCTATTGCCGACCCGTCGGCGACAGGCGACATACTTGGCAAAGCGGCTTTTAGGGAATTTGTAGCGCCGTCGCTGCGGGAACTTGTCGCATCTATCAAGCACGCCGGGGCCAAGACGATCGTCCATATCTGCGGCGATATCACGCCGGTTTTGCCTGAGATTGCTTCGATTGGAGCAAACGCGGTAAGTTTTGATTCCGGTGTCAATATTTCCACGGTCCGTGACGCCTTGGCGGATATCCCCCTGATGGGAAACATCAGCACGCTGCTCCTGCATAAGGGCTCGCCGCGAGAAATAACCGCGGCCGTAAAATACGTTCTGGCTGCCCGGATAGATATCCTTGCCCCGGCTTGCGGTTTGAGTACACGCACGCCGTTATCCAACATTCTAGCCATGACCCGTGCGGCTAAGGAGAAATCGTTTGAATAA